GGCGCTGAATATACAGATTATTGGTGTTTAATACGTGCTCAACCACATGTAAGGTGCCACCCGGTTTCAGTACCCGATATATTTCGGCCAAAGCTTGTTCAAGCTCAGCAATACTACACAACGTCCACGTACTGACTACATGTTCAAGGCTATGGTCAGCAAAAGGTAGTTTTTCCGCACGGGCTTGTACATGGTGTACTTCAAAGGCTGTTGCTTGTACTCGCGCTAAAGCCAAATGATAAATTTCAGGACTGGGTTCAAGGGCAAAGACCGTATCGATATTTTGATAAAAAGGCAGATTCAGCCCTGTACCAAAACCAATTTCCAATACCTCTCCTTGAATTGGTAAAAGTAGTTCACGACGCTTGTCCATTAAACTGGGCACTTGCATGACCTGATTTAATATATGTGGAAAAATGTGTTGTTGATAATATTTATAAAGCATGATTATTTTGGAGTGCTGGTCTTCAGCTCTAGCCTAACTTAAAAATGCCGTGGCTCAAAGTAGACTGCATAATTCGTTCACAATGTTACTAAGTTCATAAGCTTCTTTTCAGGAAACTCGACTAAGATGAAAATAGGTTCGTATTTTCCTAGGTTGATAGGAATGAGGTGTGCAATGAAATCTAAATTTATCTTACTCAGTTTACTCTCAAGTTTACTGTTGCCGATTAGTGCCAGTGCCACTGTAGATTACAACATTGCTAAAGGTCTTGCACCAGCATCAAAGGATCAATCTATTTCTGTATTGAAACCGTTTAAAGGGGATTTTCGAATTTTGGGTTCAAAGACCTATTCGGAAGATGAGCAAGCGAAGTTCTCCCCAATTGACTATGCCGTGAGTTGGGGGTTATTTGCTGAGCCTGAAATTGCACGACATATTACTGTGAATCAATACGACCGTTATCTCAATTGGAAAATTGATCGTCTGCCTGTCCCTGCTGAGCAAGCGATGCAGATGGTTTCGAATATGCACATCATTCCAGCCAATCCTGAAATTGCGAAACAAATTAAGGATGTAAAACGTGGTGACTTGGTTCGTTTAAAAGGTGAGTTGGTTGAAATTAAAGACAAAGATATGGTTTGGACTTCATCCTTAACCCCGACCGATACGGGCGATGGTGCATGTGAAGTATTTCGGGTTAGCTCAATCCAATGGATCGAACGGGTAAAGGGGTAATGTGGAAGTAGTGCTGAGTTACTTCATCGTGCTGTTTTAATTTTTAGGCAATTAATAACCATAGAATTATTGCTCCACGTGAAACTTATTTGTCAAATCTGTGGATGCTTATAGATGTATCAATGTTAATGGTTTTTATAAATAACTGATAATAAAATTAATTTTATATTTTTTTAACCACGTTCAAGTTGCTTGAACGTGGTTTTTCATCTTTATTTTGCAGTCAAAGCCGTACCGTCAAACTCAATACCATCCCACCCATTCAACATGAACTGACGAATATTTTGATGATCTGTTGCATCAGGTGTCGCTAAAACAGAAACATAGTGTTCTGCAAATAGGCTTAAAGTTTGCGCTTGATCGAGACCGTGAAGCTGTGCAAACGAAAACACTTTTGCGCTGCCTTGGTTTTCAGTTGCCGCATTGTGCTGCAAACCATTTTTAAATGCAGTTGGTGTATGTGTATAGGCTGCTTCAATAAAAGCCAATACATCTGAAAATTTTGCTTCGCCCGCTGCAAGCTGAGCCAATAATACCTGTGCCATACGTCTATTTCCGACTAAATTTATGGCCACATCATACCCAAAAATTGCATGTTTGGGAGTTTTGCATTTGAGAAAACTTTTGAGCTTATTTTAAGAATCGGCTTAAGCTTGAAAAGCCTTGATGTTGGTAGATTGATTCGGGTTTAATAGGTCTAGTATTGATGAACTGTGGATAACTTTGGACTTATCCATACAGCTTTTGCGAAAAATAGGGCAATTAAATGAATTGGATCTTGGTGGCAATGGGGGGAGGAATAGGGGCCTGTTTACGCTATGGTGCAGGCTTATTGCTCTTCAAACCGAATATGAGCTTTCCATGGCCGACGTGGTGGATCAATATTATCGGTTGTTTTACTGCGGGACTATTTTTTGCACTCAGTCAAAAATATCCAGTACTTCAACAAGAAGTGCGTTTATTTTTGATGGTGGGCATATTGGGTGGTTTTACGACATTTTCGAGTTTTGGCCTCGAAACGTTTCAATTACTGAGACAGGGGCAAATGCTACTCGCTTTGAGTTATGCATTATCAAGTTTAGTGGTGGGCGTGATTGTACTTGGAATAGGATTCTATTTACTCGACAGCCTTTTTAAGCCTTAAATATTTTAGACCGTCATTGTCGCAATTGAAGGCATAAAAAAAGAAGCCTAAGCTGGAGGAGGTCTTAGGCTTCTTGATATCTTTACTATAACGCGTATAGCTTAAAGAAAAATGAAATTATTGTGAGCGTTTGAAACGCGCGAAACGTTTATTGAAGCTTGCAACCCGACCTTCATTACTGGTTTGACGTTGTTCACCGGTATAAAACGGATGTGAAGCACTTGAAATATCCAAACTGACATAAGGATACGTTTTACCTTCATGCTCACGGGTTTGGTTACTTTGTAATGTACTACCGATAATGAAAAATGCATCGGCATTGGTGTCGTGAAATAGCACTTCGCGGTACTCTGGATGAATATTGGCACGCATACGGCATCTCCTTAAATCTATTATTTTTGAAATGTTATAATATAACAATATTAAAGTCAAAATAAACCCAATGACTTTATGTAACTGGGTTTATTGGAGTTGCATTGGCTTTGTTCTCAGCTATCGTCATTATTTAAGCTGTGGGCGGTACCAACTCTTCGAATAGATCATTAAGGTTGTCGTGGACTTTGAGATGAATCAGGTTCCAGTAATGTCCAGACACCGTACGATTGACCATCAGCGTATCGGGGGAAGGTTTAAATACATCCCAATATTTCAGCGATGGTTTGACCAGTTCAATACCATCATGATGCGCGGAGTTCTCAGCAAAGTCATACATGGTCGTAAGGGGACGCATCAATACCTCTAACCATGCTTCATACAGTTCGGCAGGAAATTTTCCTTGTTCAGACATGGAGTGCAAAGCGGTCAGTTGTTGTTC
This DNA window, taken from Acinetobacter sp. WCHA55, encodes the following:
- a CDS encoding type B 50S ribosomal protein L31, with amino-acid sequence MRANIHPEYREVLFHDTNADAFFIIGSTLQSNQTREHEGKTYPYVSLDISSASHPFYTGEQRQTSNEGRVASFNKRFARFKRSQ
- a CDS encoding HopJ type III effector protein, yielding MAQVLLAQLAAGEAKFSDVLAFIEAAYTHTPTAFKNGLQHNAATENQGSAKVFSFAQLHGLDQAQTLSLFAEHYVSVLATPDATDHQNIRQFMLNGWDGIEFDGTALTAK
- a CDS encoding class I SAM-dependent methyltransferase, which encodes MLYKYYQQHIFPHILNQVMQVPSLMDKRRELLLPIQGEVLEIGFGTGLNLPFYQNIDTVFALEPSPEIYHLALARVQATAFEVHHVQARAEKLPFADHSLEHVVSTWTLCSIAELEQALAEIYRVLKPGGTLHVVEHVLNTNNLYIQRLQQLLTPVQKHLADGCHLNRNIEQALKAAGFNIIEQHYFYAKGIPKLGQLMFFARAQKPHSSNKLS
- the crcB gene encoding fluoride efflux transporter CrcB; its protein translation is MNWILVAMGGGIGACLRYGAGLLLFKPNMSFPWPTWWINIIGCFTAGLFFALSQKYPVLQQEVRLFLMVGILGGFTTFSSFGLETFQLLRQGQMLLALSYALSSLVVGVIVLGIGFYLLDSLFKP